Within Planococcus citri chromosome 2, ihPlaCitr1.1, whole genome shotgun sequence, the genomic segment TActaaaataatctaaaaaataaTGCTAAACTATCATACCTAACATCGAACAATATGTACAACACCCGCACATAATGTTTTTGTAAAACATATCCAATCATAATTGTATAAAAACTtacttaccaaaattcaaaatctagcTACCAAAAATACAATAGTCACAAAACCGAATAGGTATACCGGAGTAGAAAGTgttaaaatgtacaaaaattatattgaaaaaagtatcCACTTTTAGACTCGACGTTGTTTGGTTACTGGTggcaaaaatatacctaaatacGTAGTTGGTTTAAGGGTATTCTAGGTACGTTATCGGTAAGTGCAGTGAGTACCCCAACCCATGCCCCAACCTACACTCTTCTGTCCCTTGCAGGTAAGTACAGTGCAGTGATGGCTATATTCCTGGAATGGATTAATAATCTAACTGTTCCTCTTGAATTTCTTTAAACTAactatttatgtaggtatttttgcaaCCAATTACCTCAATGTGCAAAGTCGAGTCGAAAAGTGgatactttttagttttttcatcatatttttgtacattttgacaCTTTGTATAACTCCACTATTCGGGgacctattatttttttgtgactatacctacatattgatGTGGTATTTTTGGAagttagattttgaattttggtaaatctttAAGTACATATGTGCAACTAAGATTGGATATGATTTACGAAAACATTATGGGTATGTGTTGAATATTGTTCGATGTGATGATAGTTTAGTACCTAGGTATTCTTTTTTAGATTATTTCAGTACTTGTCCATTTCTTACGttagatattttttcagttaaaagttTGCGTGATTCACGAAAAGCGGAAACAGTTGGTAGCCGCGCTACTTCCTTTTTCAGAATTGTTGTTGCGTCATCTTTACCCCCGAAAcccagaaacaaaaaaatgattcgacaCTCTTTTATTTTATTAGCAATATGGACTGCATGCTTGGGATATTCTCTTGGTAAGTATGTAcggtatgtaggtacctattacctaatttAACAAATCAACGAATTAAAAATCAgcgcattttttcacaaatggaGGGTGCTTTAGGCAAGTGGTCATCATGAATGGATTTTGCACCCTTACTTCCTAAAACCTTGGTTTTTGATACCCatgcagtaattttttcaaacctttgggctaaaatgttgaaaatgaactcTACATCGATTAAAACttcaggttttttttgaaactattcaATTTAGCAATTAGCACCCCCTTGTTGAGGCCAATTTTGGGTTTTTGTATCaaaaagtcatttaaaaaatgaaatcggtGCCCTTAAGAACCTCCAGAACCAAAGGTTGAACGTTTTTTGCGCAAAACTCTCCAACGTTGACTGGTGATGGTTGCCAGCTGTTCTAGAGCcgaatttaccatttttgtgaCTGTtgtaaagtcaatttttgtatCTGGTAATTCTAGTATTTTTAGTGTTTATGTATTCGTAGCTAAAACGATCTTTTTTGTGTGGTGTTTGGTGGTAACACTGACGTTCACATGTTGTACATTCGCGGTAGTTGTAAGTTTTATTCTCTCTTGTCTCTCTCGTTGTAATGGCGTTTgtgtaattatatttttaaatggtTCTTGCGTTATTTCTTCATCAAATTAAATACAAACACTACAGGTGAAGGGCCCAGTGACATTCTGGTGACCTACTAGTTCGTTTTTCATTGCTTTTCATGCTTTCGTTGTGTTTTAATTTGAATTCGAGCGGAAGTAATGAGTACTCAAACTCAAACTCAAGTTCAGGTGCAACACGTTTTCAATGggaaagattttttggaatgggAATTCCGAGTCAAGACGCGTTTACGAAGTTTGAATTGTATTACCGCAATCACTGAAGAAGATCCAGACAAACTTTCCGATGGTGTGAAAAATGAGTTGATGGATGCGATTGTTGGTATGCTGGATAATCGTATTTTGGGTGTGGTTATGTCCGCCACATGTCGTTCGAAGTGATGGAGAAATTACGTGCTAGATACGCTCCTTACTCGGCTGTCAAAGGTTCATGAAGGTcagtttgaaagttgaaactatgGAAGATTATGTAAACAAAGTATCAACTCTCGTGCATCAGCTGAGAGCTCAAGATGGAAACATCTCCGAATCTGAGCATATTCATTATCTGAAAAATGGTTTAGCTGAGGATTGTTTAGAAGCATGTTCTACAATTCGAGCTGCATTATAGTCTGGTGAAATTTTCGTTGAAGATATCGAGAGTATTATTCTGGAAGAAAAGAAGCCAATCGTTCAGAAAGCagtagttgaaatgaaaatagcTGAGCCTAGTTCCGGTTTGATGAGAGCAGTGATGGTAGCAGCTACTGTTCCACCTGTGAAAGGTCCTACATGCTACAGGTGTCAGGGGAGCGGTCATTTGGCATTTGGCGAAGTATTGCACTACatatgtgacgcgaccagcgataccataccatatgtcggcaaaaatttttttcgttttattgtggtttctggtagtgtttttcttcctcttttcaatggtgcaaacagattttcaaaatattaaaatctgacaaatttgcaaaattttaaagttgcgtattttttgaaattcaaaaaccaaaattctgagaaaaacgtttttgaaagtttgggttatttttgtaacatttttaaaaaccagtgaacagtatttttttttttttgattttcttcatcttttaatggttttacatcataatttttttttttttttgacatttttttatgaaaagcacttttgtaaaaccggtttttcaccactaaaatgacgtgtttgagatcggtgggtacacccattccagagtataggcttcatagtatatgaatcgacaaaaaaatttttttttgatattttctgactttttccatgaaaacgtgattatctcaaaaaaaagttttccgacttatggtatggtatcgctggtcgcgtcacatatGGTGAAGATCAGCCTAAATGCAATAAATGTGGCAAGTATGGCCATGAAGAAGTGAAGTGTAAGAGTGCCGAAAACGAAGCTGAAAAAGGGAAACCATCTCTTCTAAGTTTCTACAAAGTGTGCTGAATCATTCCTATCCGCTGAGTAGTTCCTATCCGCTGAGTACTGAGTAGTTTTATTGTTCATTGTGATGTTATTTTTAAGTTGTTTACTTGTCTTGTacctgtgatttttttgtcattaattgTATTTATTCGAAGTTGAGTGcattttttgcgtatttttttatcatgatttcgaccattttatgttttttgttatCGAACTTTAGTCCATTGTATCGAGCTTACGTGTGTTTTGATTTGTAATCGAGCTGACGTGCGTATCTATTTTTGTATCAACCattcattgtattttttaatttatatttgcATAGTACTTTCTTATCGTTCGTTCATCAGAACAAAATTGTAGGGGAGTGTTGTTGGAATCTCCTgcagattttcagtttttcagttttcaaaaaaaattcgctcACCTTGAAtaaggaaaatgaaatttcgctcctgcatccaaaaatttgctggacgCTTCAGAAATCAGAACagctcgaaaccatcaccaactGACTCTAGAACTAAACAAAAGAATATAGACTaaatttttagcgttttttgtTTACGCTTTCATAAagtgaataggtaggtattttttaatttcttgcaaaaataatcgctggggaaaattttggatttgaaccattAGATATCTAGGTAAAGTATAGGTAAATACGGCAAGATTCTCAAAATATATGcctaaattattcaaaagagtCATAAAGATGATAAATCCAAGTTTTCAGTTGCTGAACTTTATTTTTACTCTACTTTTgaagcgtttttttgaaaactggaaatttcgaGAATCCGCGGTTAGTTCCAGAACCGATTAAAACCATAAGTAATTGACTCTTCGGGTGGTCAAAGATCggttattaagtaggtaatataaCCAAGTTTCAGCCTTTAATGTTCATTtggtcgaattttgatttttttttcatgagaagtggaccaaatttgaattttcaaaatttcacctaaaatcgaaaaatgaattttagaattggaaatTTCCACTGGTGGCGTATTTTGAGGTCCACCCTATGATTCCTCTTCgtctggttcaaaattttttgtgctgGGTGAGATGCTTCCATCATTAGTGATCATAATTCACTCCCAATGACTTACATAAGAAAACCCTCTAACTCCAGAATCTCCAATCGGAACGAAATATGAATAGGTCGAAAGAGAAtatcaacaccccccccccttgtaCCAAATTTTTAGTTGCTGaacttgatttttcgattttcgacgaattttcaaagtttttattttacaggTAATGCAATTAGAAAAATTGCTGTACCTATCTCCCCATCATATGgacttcagcacctgaaattttggccaaaggctGGGCATTTGATACTTAATCGATTATTGTCACCATTTGATCGAATTCCGAATTCCGGTTAAAAAACTATTTATTCCTCATCTACATTTACATAATATCAAcgatgatttgattttgaagataAGTCTTGGATCAACGGAAGTGTTTGTTGACAAATTAATACTACATAGACTACATAATTATGCAAAGCTATCCTGCTCGGTTCGTCGATTAAAGCTGCTCAGGAGGGTTTAATTCGTGCAAGTGTTAGAAGAATGCGTTAATatctaattagtaattacctacCCGCCGTATATTTAAACAATAGGCCTACACGTACACGATATATGAACTTCAAATTAGCGATTACTCAAGTACTCGTGTACTCTGtatttttcctttatttttattacttagtTCCACCTTCTTATCGCTGCTTAACACTTTGATGGATCTCAGCTTTCGTGACGAGCGCTTCACAGAGCATCGTTTAATaaagttgttaaaaaataaaaaataaaaaaaaacgcggCATAAACGAAGTGTGAAATTAGTAACGTTTTCGTGCTTCGGCCTTTTTTTTGCAtcgtgtatgttttttttatcttaACGACTTCAACACGCGGTTTTATACGCAAATAATAATCATACGAGGTGTGGAAGTGcttttgattaaattaaaaaaaattattcgtcgaactaatgaaaaatctgatacatgtacgtagacgtacctgtCATTAGAAAAGCCCACAGAAGCGAATATGTGCATATAGAATAATATAGGTACCCCCCACCATAAGCACGGTGGAAATAACCATCGAGTCGATTGCGTTATTGAGATCGAGAGTGTTCagtgtgttgaaaatgtgatgaaaaatgtaCGCTCCTCAGGATTTTCGAGCATCTTTTCACGTGACGTGATGATACGACAAATTTTACCGAATTATTATACCTATTCTTAGTGTCTAGTCCGGCTTGCGAGTTTGTGCATTTATTTTTATAGTattaagttttgttttttttttggctcggtgtgtttttaattttctatttttactgTACGAGATTGGATTATGACGAggatgaaagatgaaaattcgACAACGAGTGCAGGTTTGTGGTGTGCCAATGTTTTTTCAGCTCAGCTGAAGAgaggataggtacctacttactacaccttgtatttttgaaacagaaCGACCCAAAAGGTACATACCTCAAAGATATATTTTCGGATTGCTGGGATTCATGGCATTGAGCAACGCTTACGTGCAAAGGTTCTCTTTAAGTTTAACCATAACCGAAATGACTGACTCAAATCACGACCTGATACCAACGAAAAATGCAGAAGATGTAGAATGCCCTGTTGGAGAAATAATCATCACAAACCGAACTAGTCGCACGGTACGTCCATAATATTATAAACCTATATATCCAGCTAGACTATATATCTATATAACATGTGGGTGTTAATTAATAATTAGTAATCGCGCGAGCAAAACCTTGACCAAGGTAGAATGGTAATTATTTTACACGCTTCGCGAGTTAAATGTTTATAacagaataaaataatattatttttttcaatttttttttttgcctcgtgTGTAGCAATTGTACGAATTCAGCTGGGACGAAAAAACTCAAGGTATAATTCTAAGTTCTGTATTTTGGGGATATGTAGTCGGACAGCTACCTGGTGGAATGATAGCCGATAGGTATGGCGGAAAACATACCTTAGGATTTGGAATGCTGTTCTGTATTCTTTGTAATCTTTCGTTACCATTTGTGGTTCGCAAATTTGAAGCCATTGGTTTAATCGTGTTGAGATTTTTCATCGGTTTGGGTCAAGTGAGTGTTTATATAGATTTATACCTATTTACGTGAATATTGGAACTCGTTGCATTATTGCCTACCAATTAATTGTTTCACAGGGTCCTCTGTATCCCTCATTGAACGTAATCTTATCACATTGGGCTCCGTTTCACGAACGAGGACGTTTGGGAGCTTTGGTATTCGCAGGTGAATCTTATTAGAGTACAATATGGCAATGGGAATTGCGAAACCTTCACCTTGGCAGATGAATTACTCTATAGTCATCGTGTGTAATTTGACTTCGCAGGAGCTCAAGTCGGAAATGTAATATCTATGGCGGTGACTGGTATCATAATACAAAAGCTAGGATGGCCATATGTCTTCTATATTTACGGATTCTTCGGCATTGTTTGGTATATCGTTTGGATAACTTTTATCTCCGATAAACCATCGACTCATCGGTTCATCTCCGAACACGAGAAAAAATATCTCGAAGAAAACGTCCATGATATTACGGATGAAAGAAAAGTATTACGATGCAATTTTCATTTACTTGAATGATATACTTACCTCACCTCATCGTATCCCTACTCATGTAATgcataattttctttttaaaatacagAACTTACCGAGCACACCTTGGAAGAAAATACTTACTTCGGGTCCTGTATGGGGTGTTGTTATCGCACAGATAGGCCATGATTGGGGATTATTCACAATTATCACAGATTTGCCCAAATATATGAAGAGTGTTTTGCATCTTTCTGTGGCTGAGGTATTTACATctcaacatttgaatttttctttaaataggcATTGAAACGAAAGTTATACTTTTCATTTCCAGAACGGGACGTTGTCAGCTCTGCCATATTTGAATATGTGGATTTTCGCCTTATTTTCTGGCTACGTTTGCGATTGGTTGATCGAGAAAAAAGGATTTGGTATCACGATTGTGAGGAAAATATTCGTTACTACTGGTTAGTACAAGTGCaaagaattattattattatatacctatatattttttttgaaaaattactctgaataggtacttatacttagATGAAGTAGTTCTTTGGATgcgaatggaattttttaattgaactgAAAATCTCCGATTCGAACGAAATCAAgctagatttttaaaaaaccaacaacaaaCGTCCTAAAACCTCAgcgaataaaattttagaagtttaggttcatttttttggactaATCGTAAGCTGccgcaaaattggattttaatcCGACCAATGAAAACCTATTCCCCACACCCAAAAGGATAATCATGATAACCATAacaaacttacaatttttacttgaaaatatgtAGATTCAAACTGTCTAATTTCCGTAACCTCCCACTAAAATTGTGATAACActgttgggtcattccatgtcaactcaaccaaaaaaaggcgatttgaaagtcatgtctttcgatttcactcaaattttttctacaatatatacccacccagtaagtaagaaccccgcaattagtttggtcccagccacCTCAGGGGGCGGATGGAGGGGCtcccattattttcacattgtctcgaggtacccAATTTCAGCAGcctattcctccaaaactataatactttgatcaaaactgatttcccAGTTCAAAAAGGCATtgcatttacaactttttaagcattttgaaattttcaaaagttgaaagttgaactttcaaattggaagttcaaatttcaaaatggcgctttaagtgggagctaccatttaaaattttgaaaaaattaacaaagatgtactttttgatgatttttttgaaatattcaagttttgagatgggatctctcgATGGAGGGGAGCATCCCCACCCCCCTTTCGGGCAGAACTTTCGAAAataatctggggcatgtgatataccGAATTaaatgtttttggtaacgctgaacacgaatatgacgttagatttttgattcgacccTCTCCACGGCCCCCCGCAACTCCccaaagggtcattccatgtcaactcaaccaaaaaaaggcgattttgaaagtcatgtctttcgatttcgctcaaatttttttacgatataTACCCACCCACTAAGCGATAACTTTGCAATCAGTTttgtcccagccccctcagggggcgggtgggggggggtttccattattttcacattgtctcaaggtactcaacttcagcagcccattcctccaaaactatgatactttgatcaaaactgatttcacagttcgaaagagcattgcatttagaactttttaagcattttgaaattttcaaaagttgaaagttcaaatttcaaaatggcgctgtaagtgggagctaccatttaaaattttgaaaaaattcccatagaTGAACCTTtggatgctttttcgaaatattcaagtttcgagatgggatctattaatggagggggagcaacCCTACcctcaattttgggcaaaactttcgaaagaaaatctggggcatgtgacatatcgagttccatgtttttggtgacgctgaacacgaatttgacgtcagattttttattggactcCTCCATCTACGgcccccaacattttttttggacttttacctattgtggaggttctgggggccacgggtgaggtcgatttaaaaaactatggcaatattcgtgttcagcgatatcgaaaacatactatttcatgtgtcacacgaatgtataACCATGTTTTTGGGGGTTATCCCCTTCGGGgtggtgctgggggccatggatgaagccctatcaaaaatctgacgtcatattcgtgttcagcgtcaccaaaaacatagaattcgatatgtcacatgctccagattttcttttgaaagtttcacccaaaattgggggtgggggtgctccccctccattaatagatcccatctcgaaacttgaatatttcgaaaaagaatcaaaaggttcatctatggaaattttttcaaaattttaaatggtagctcccacttacagcgccattttgaattGTTAACTTTTAATTTGatagttcaactttcaacttttgaaaatttcgaaatgtttaaaatgttttaaatgcaatgctcTTACCAACTGTGagatcagttttgatcaaagtatcgtagttttggaggaatcggttgctgaagttgagtaccacgagacaatgtgaaaataatagaagcccccccccacccgccccctgaggggggccgggaccaaactgattgcggggttATTACTTAGTGGGTGAGTATAtgtatattgtaaaaaaaatttgagcgaaatcgaaagacatgactcaaaaacattggttgagttgacatggaatgaccccaaagggggtaaaagttcaaaaaagtgttttgttcgtgcggcACGTGGaatagtaggtatgtttttggtgacgctgaacacgaatatgacgttaaatttttgattggacccgtccacgcccccagcacctccccaaagtgggtaacccccccaaaaaaattgttacatttgtgtgacacatcaaatagtatgtttttgacaTCGcggaacacgaatatagccatagtttttgaaatcgacctcacccatgacCCCCAGAACCTCCgtcaataggtaaaagtccaaaaaaaatgttgagggCGTTGGATAGGgtccaattaaaaatctgacgtcatattcgtgttcagcgtcaccaaaaacagaCTATTTCacgtgtcgcacgaacaaaacacttttttgaacttttaccccctctggggaggttctggggggcGTGGAGAgggtcgaatcaaaaatctaacgtcataattattcgtgttcagcgttaccaaaaacatataattcggtatatcacatgccccagattatTTTCGAAAGTTCTGCCCGAAAGGGGGGGTGGGGATGCTCCCCTCCAtcgagagatcccatctcgaaacttgaatatttcaaaaaaatcatcaaaaagtacatctttgttaattttttcaaaattttaaatggtagctcccacttacagcgccattttgaaatttgaactttcaatttgaaagttcaactttcaacttttgaaaatttcaaaatgcttaaaaagttgtaaatgcaATGCCTTTTTGAACTgggaaatcagttttgatcaaagtattatagttttggaggaataggCTGCTGAAGTCgggtacctcgagacaatgtgaaaataatgggagccccccacccaccccctgagggagctgggaccaaactaattgcggggttcttatttactgggtgggtatatattgtagaacaatttgagcgaaatcgaaagacatgactaaaaaacgttggttgagttgataTGAAATGACCCTGTTGTGAGTGttgtgtattatttttgtaagtttcaattttaattttatacctacctaattgcaaaaaaaaggagagtgaaataaaatatgcaCTCGTTGAATATCGTCCATAACAGATTCACGAACTCCTTTCCATGAATATATTTAGTTATCTCAGTTATCTGGAATTTTACTCTCAACATTTTCTgagttaatttatttttgtttttccacaGTAGACTGATTTCCACTGTATTattgattagaaattttgagaacacTACCTATTTCCTTCTGAAAAACTACTCGTGCTACTTCAGATgaggagaaaaaacaaaataagtagGCCTAATGAGAAGGAAATATAACGGGAGTGAGaatataaatcattttttaccataaaCTCTTCGGCATTTTGAAAGGCCAATTCATTCTAATCTACTCGATTTCTATTAGATCAGAGTGATCATTCGTATTCGTAAAATGTAGATCAAAATCTATTCTTTTCAGATTGGAAAATTATAtcgtggaaatttttgcaatgagtTGGAATATCGCGAGAAAGATTTGCTAcagttatcaattatcataaaTGAAATGACAAAGATTGCATActgcataaaaaaattactcatttgtAATGAATATGAAATCTCGTATATTCCCACAATAAATTAATATCACGCGAAATTAGacagttgcgaataaaaaaaaattttaggaaccactgagtgttattttcaaaacctttttcagcataaaatatctgtttgaaccaaataaacgttatgcgaggtgattttcttactttcgaccctcgggggcaaaaattggggggtttcaattttttgaacattttgaaaccaccattttggacctaccccttcgaaccccgctaaaaagctctttacagtttattagtatctgaaagacccctatcctaccaaattttagctgaataaaaattttcgctggtactcaaaaatccaaatttccaatttttcgtaatttaaatattttgggaacccctgaaacactagaaacctgcgatttgcgccaaacgtaacgttttgaggtatatattcaataatctggatgaaaaagttgaattaagctccttgtatattcgtaattttggaactttttttcagagccccccattttaggcacccctaaaaaggacgttcatgcatattttttcaaataaattgaagatttacgtttgaaacactctagcaagtgctcgataatttttcatttgatttttcctgtaactttcaaaattgagctattttcggtcaaattctggcatttttacttcgttaaaatcatgaaaacgttattttaacgTCTTTTCAAAGATTAGatctcagaatttgatccaaaatagctcaattttgaaaattactggaaaaatcatacgaaaaattatcgagcacttgctagtgtgtttcaaatgtaaattcttctaTTTATTTGAAAGAATAAGCACAAACACCATTTTTAGGGGTGCCAAAaatgggggctctaaaaaaagggttcaaaattacgaaaatacagggagcttaatttaaatttttcatttgaatactCGAATAcacacctcaaaacgttacgtttggcgcgaatcgcaggtttctagtttttcaggggttcccaaaatatcgaaattacgaaagaTTGGaagtttggatttttgagtaccagggaaaatttttattgagctcaaaatttggtagaataggggtctttcagatactaataaaccgtagaaagctttttagcgggatttgaaggggtaggtccaaaatggtggttccaaaattttcaaaaaactgaaacctcccaatttttgcccccgagggtcgaaagtaAGAAAATTACCTCGCGtaacgattatttttcattcgcaactttgggaactcctggagcccaaaaaatggtaattttgggttaactaaccacggattcgtatttcgtacatttattacaacattttaagagtggttgagtcgataactgtcaaggggccaaaaaaatggccttatcgcaacccCTCCTTACTCGTCATAATAATGCCCAAATTTGGAGTTCATAAATTTAGAACCGCTTCAAATTGGGGAAAATCTGTTTGCAGCGATTCAAAGTGATTGAAAGCTGCAGTTTCGAAAATAcctattcgccaaaaattttaataatccaatgtcgagcttttttgaaaacttgttttttaaaagtttgctaAATTTATTCAGActtatgatttgaaattttgaaaaaaaaaatccgggaaacgttcatttttataatacttATTTACAACTGCGAACTTTTCGTGATAGTATTCATTCGTGAACCCATGGAGAAGCGGTGAGAAGGGGTACGGAgccccaaaattaaaaaaaatgtcaaaatattgtgtgacatatcgttttgaATGTTTTCCCGGGCGataaatacgaatatcaactcatttttttgatttgtctTCTTTAACGCCACCATTTGGCTCTCCAAGTTTcctataaactgaaaaaattatgtgaTATATGATTTATTAGGGGTTTGGAGATGCAATATGAGCACCGCGACATTAACCTATTTTCCTGAATCGACATCTCTATCGTACCCATTatccccccacacacacacaaaaaaaaaaatctgaaaattgagcGAAGCACTGGATAAGTGttgaataaaaatcagtttgtttTTTGATTCGGCTCTCgcaacagaaaaatttgaattttttggatttcctttCTTACCTAAAAATGCACTCGTGATGTCCATCTggaaatcggttcaaatttggataaactcCTTAAAGAGGACATGAATGagcc encodes:
- the LOC135834231 gene encoding putative inorganic phosphate cotransporter, which translates into the protein MTRMKDENSTTSAERPKRYIPQRYIFGLLGFMALSNAYVQRFSLSLTITEMTDSNHDLIPTKNAEDVECPVGEIIITNRTSRTQLYEFSWDEKTQGIILSSVFWGYVVGQLPGGMIADRYGGKHTLGFGMLFCILCNLSLPFVVRKFEAIGLIVLRFFIGLGQGPLYPSLNVILSHWAPFHERGRLGALVFAGAQVGNVISMAVTGIIIQKLGWPYVFYIYGFFGIVWYIVWITFISDKPSTHRFISEHEKKYLEENVHDITDERKNLPSTPWKKILTSGPVWGVVIAQIGHDWGLFTIITDLPKYMKSVLHLSVAENGTLSALPYLNMWIFALFSGYVCDWLIEKKGFGITIVRKIFVTTAATGPALGIIAASYSYCNRVAVITSFTIGMGLMGAFVPSLKVNPLDLSPNFAGSLMAFVGGTGAISGIFAPFVVGVLTTHGTLTEWRNVFWIAFYVLIVTNIVYFILGSGEVQPWNEEASSSDADQTEDDPSRRNTIPEISIQEGAERAEFKRKMSYINGIPIDPSRRRSVFVERPLIF